AAAGATCGTTATTGTCCATTTTCTTGATGAGAGATGGGAACACACCTAGCATCTGGATCGGACGGTAGTTACGTGCTTGTGACGATAAAACGAAATCGAATGGTACGTCAATACTTGTTTTGAGGAAAACGAGAGATCTGGACTATTCATTTTTGTGATAAGACTGTAGTTAAGATAGGATAAACGAGAGATTTCAACCACCCGTTTCCTAACGAGAGATAGGAATAGAACAATTGTAAGGATCGAATGGTcggtagtttttaattttttttaaaaaaaaataaactgcaaggattgaataagtatatataaataataaatttatatttcattgtatattcaaaataattttgttaaaaatcttcaattaaattagattattCTAATTActgacattatttttttttttattattatcgcCGATTTCACTATAAATATAATATTCGTGTTCTCTCAGGACTACGGTGGTTGAGACATAGGATATTACCATATGAAATCTTGAAACTCGACACGTCCGAAAATGTCCTCCTGCCGCTTAAATATAATATTGCTTTTATTTTTATCGCAACAAAAAATGTTGAAATTATGGTAGAAGTTTTTGATCTTCAATCTATTTGCTGGAGGAGCCCATCTTGGATCGTCGCTTCTCACACGAACTAAGGTCCGGATCAGTCATTTGAGCACGGACTTTGGTATCTAACTATCAACTGCTCCGGATCGTGGCGGATGAACGTTCCATCAATGCTTCCTCAGAGAAGAGTTGCTGTAGTGATTGAGGAACATCGAGTTGTCGAACATTTACCAGAGATTTTATAAAAGAAAATGCAATCAAGAATGAGATGAAAACAAACCCTCAGTACGAATTTGTTAATGAAACTAAAACAGAAATATAGAACTCTCACCTTCGGTATTTCTATCAACTTTGTCTGAGTGATATTTACTAATCAGCACTGAGCGATGCAATATCATTCATTTGAAAATTGGAACACTTTTACCAGCATCTTACTCGTGAATAGAAGGCGCACATAATACGACCAAAGGACAGGTACAAGAATTCAAAAGAACATTGCATGGTCCATTGCTCGAAGCAGACTTGCGTTGACAAACTAAATGGTTAAAACCAGAACAACTGCCACAAAGCATATGTGAACCATGTTGTATGCTGATAACCAATCTCGAGTATAAATATCCTGCAAAAAATTATCACCCAAAGAAAATTGGTAAGTTCAGACTTCCTCCAGTCCAAGTGATGAAGAAGCCAGAGTTTTTGATAATGCAACTGAATATTGGAATTCGCATCTTGGAATAGTGAGACTTTGGACCTCTAAATTAATATTCAAAGCCCTAAATAATAAAACTCCCAGCTCAAAATCAACTAATTAAAAATGGTGAGAAAGTTGTTCAGTTGTGTTTCAATATGTAATTTAGGTCAAGACTAGTATTGAGTATATTTGTAGAGCATTGAGTTTATTTGTAGTATATAAGCATCGAAATCTAGccgataaagttttaaaataaatttgcgGTAGTGTACTAGCAGACTTACAAAGTGGATACCCATAATTCCAATTTTATACAATATGTTCACGTAGATTACTTTTCATTCAAGTTTTAACAAGGCATTTGGGATTCTCAATTCCAAGAAGCAACCctattgtaattttattttaaacaaaaacataaacaatttatgaaaaaaaaaaaagaaaacatgtTACCTTCAAGGTTAAGTGAGTTGGAGATGCAGATGAAGACTTCAGGCCAGAATATCCAATATCATATGCTATGCTCCCATTTGGTTCGAATAGCCCATAGTGCTTTTCAGAATTCGCATTAGGCTTCATATCCTCATTGAACAAggcaaatatatatgctttaacCACAATTTTTGGCCTAAGTGGTGTTCCTTTCTTCTTGAAAAGGCGTTTGCGAAGATTAAAATTGTAAGTCCTTGCATTCTGGATAGTAGCTCCTGTTTCATTGTCAGTACTTGCAGAAGCCCATCCCGTCTCTGAAATCCTGACTTCCATCTTGTCATATCCAGCAGCTTCCAAAGCAGCATAAGCTGCATCTATTTGAGCATCAAGCAAGTTGTCATAGTGTAAATCAGTCTTTGAGTCATAAACTCCATGATTTGGCAGGAAAAGAGCATAATTGATATCAATATGCTCAGGGTCATATTTGTAAGCCAAGAATGGATATGCGTTAAGATAGAATGGGCTACCAATCTGCGAAAAAAAATCCAGGATGGGCTTCATGTAACCAAGGACATCTTCTTTAAAAATGCATGACGAGGGAGGAAAGGAATTAGCAAAAACAAACTGTGCATGTGGTGTTGACACCTCAATATTGTCTGCTAATTGAAGCCTCTTGAGACCATTGTAAACATTCTTTATGGCACCAAAAAGAGCTTGAGCAAGTTCCTGATCTGTACTTCCTAACACTTCATTCCCAACTACAATCCCTCGGATGCGGGTATCAGGCAGAAATGATTGCACATTATACCGGATCCAGCTAACAGCATGATCTTCATTTACACTGATGTCTCTCAGATACTCATTACCAATTGCTACAGTCAGATCAAGCCCAGATCCTTTAAATGCATTGAGCACACTGTGATCAGCATCATAGATTCTCACATTCTTTATCTTTGCTGCTTTAAGAAGTGTGACCACTCTTTCAGGTGATGGTAAATTGTCTGCAAGCCTGCCATAATTTATTCCATAGGTTCCAGTAAATGCCAGAACCTTTGCTGGACCTTTTGTAGCAACAGAGACAAATGACTTTAGTTACACAAGTTTGTGCTTATGTTTGGGGGAAAAAATGATATAAATGGCAGTAAAGCATCCAGTACTAAAACAATATAAGTTAATTTAGCTTTCATCCAAAGAATCAAAATTGAGAACTGCTAGGACTGCAGAATTAACGATGCGAATCAGCCAGATCCTAATTAGAGTTCAGTACTTTTTGAGTTGAGCGCCAACTATTCCTAACCATTTTATCTGATGCAAAGTTAGGCTGATAGTCCATGTCTCCATGAataaacaatcatcaaataaGAAGGAGAACAAGTGGAAGAAGAAAGTGATAAGAAGAGTCTTTCTGCTCTAGTAGAAAAGGAAAAAAGTGAAATTCTAACAAAAAGAAGAGGGAAAACAAGACAACGAAGCATAGTTGCGGACGGGCATATCAACGAACATTGAAGCAGAATTCAGAAAGAAGTTAGTGGCATCCCAAGACGAACAAATGCGGCCGCCCTTAAAGGACGAAATCAAGCCACGAGATTGCGGTAATTTACGAGCGAACGAGAAAGTAGAAGGATCAGAAGCCTACCACAACGAAGTGACAAGATCACGAAGCAGCGTAATAAGAGCATCGAAGTCCGCATCGCTTCTTTATTCACAACAGAACGCAGGAGGGGGACGACGACGACGCCGGCGAAAACTCCAAGCTCGGAAGCGGGTAGTACCCGACCCAGCGACTGCGAGGCTCCTGCCTCATCTGGAGGCATGCCATGAGCCAGATTCCTCGCTACTCCGCAGTCAAATCGCGGTCGCCGCCACCAGAAACCCCACCTGCGCACCACgaatccaaaaaaaaataaaggaaagatcGGGCGCGATCAAGCAAGTAAATCGAGCTTCAGATCCACTGCGACCTCTTCGATCCTTGGTTTTCTAAGATTGGATCGCGAAGGAAGCGTCCGTTACTAAGTGATCGcagggcggcggcggcggcggcggcgcagTGGAGTGATGGCGGCAAGGAAGAGAACGATGGTGGAGAAATCGTCGGAGGAGAGAAAAAAGCGACCGCCTACCCACCGCCGCCCTCTCATTTAAGCTCCGCCTCACACGCTACAGCCACAGCTTTC
This genomic stretch from Zingiber officinale cultivar Zhangliang chromosome 7A, Zo_v1.1, whole genome shotgun sequence harbors:
- the LOC122002965 gene encoding glucan endo-1,3-beta-glucosidase 14-like, producing MPPDEAGASQSLGRVLPASELGVFAGVVVVPLLRSVVNKEAMRTSMLLLRCFVILSLRCGPAKVLAFTGTYGINYGRLADNLPSPERVVTLLKAAKIKNVRIYDADHSVLNAFKGSGLDLTVAIGNEYLRDISVNEDHAVSWIRYNVQSFLPDTRIRGIVVGNEVLGSTDQELAQALFGAIKNVYNGLKRLQLADNIEVSTPHAQFVFANSFPPSSCIFKEDVLGYMKPILDFFSQIGSPFYLNAYPFLAYKYDPEHIDINYALFLPNHGVYDSKTDLHYDNLLDAQIDAAYAALEAAGYDKMEVRISETGWASASTDNETGATIQNARTYNFNLRKRLFKKKGTPLRPKIVVKAYIFALFNEDMKPNANSEKHYGLFEPNGSIAYDIGYSGLKSSSASPTHLTLKDIYTRDWLSAYNMVHICFVAVVLVLTI